The genomic window AGTCAGCGACCGAGGAATCCCTGATCTTCATTCGCTTTTCGTGGAAGCCGGGATTCCTCGCTGCGCTCGGAATGACAGCCTTCAGATCTTGGGATGAAAGCTATTTCCAGGACATCCCTCTAGATGCGCACGCGCGCCACTGCCGCGTGCCATCCGCGGATGAGCCGCTCCCGCTCGCCCGTACGCATGGACGGACGGAACAGCCTCCCGCCCCCGCCCAACCTCACGAGTTCCGCGGGCGATCGCCACAGGCCCGATGCGAGCCCCGCGAGCATCGCCGCTCCAAGCGTCGTGGTCTCGGCCATTTTTGGCCGTCGCACCGGCCGCCCGAGCACGTCGGCCTGAAATTGCATCAGGTAGCCGTTCGCAGTGGCGCCACCGTCGACGCGAAGTTCCGGTATGCGGTGTCCGCTGTCCTTCTCCATCGCCGCCAGAGCGTCGCGCACCTGGTACGCGATCGAGTCGAGCGCCGCGCGCACGACATCGGCGCGATTGGTGCCGCGCGTGATGCCAACGAGCGCGCCGCGTGCGCCGGCGTCCCAGTAAGGCGCGCCGAGGCCGACGAAGGCCGGCACCAGGTAGGGCTGCGAGCGATCGCGGCTTGACCGCGCGAGCTTTTCGCTCTCGGGCGCCGTGGCGATCAGGCGCATCTCGTCGCGCAGCCATTGGATCGCCGCGCCCGCGATGAAGACCGAGCCTTCCAGCGCGTAGGCAGGCTCGCCCGCCGGCCCCAGCGCCGCCGTCGTCAGCAGCCGGTTGCGCGAGGTGACCGCGCGCTCGCCCGTATGCATCAGCAGGAATGCGCCGGTGCCGTAGGTCGCCTTGGCCGCGCCGGGGCTGACCGCGCGCTGCCCGTAGAGCGCGGATTGCTGGTCGCCGATAACCGCGCCGATCGGAATCGCGCGCGGCCCGAACGTCCCGGCCTCCGCCTCGGCCAGCGGCCCGCGCGAACCAACCGGTTCGGGCAGCATCGCGGCTGGCACTCCAAGCATCCGCAGCATCGCGGCGTCCCATCTCCGCTCCTTCAGATTGAGCATCATCGTGCGCGACGCGTTGGTGAAATCGGTAACGAACGCGGCGCCGCGCGAGAGCCGGTATATCAGCCAGGAATCGATCGTGCCGAAGCACAGCTCCCCGCGCGCGGCACGCCGGCGCAGCCTGCTGTCGCTATCGAGCAGCCACTTGAGCTTGGTGCCGGAGAAGTAAGGATCGATCAGCAGCCCGGTGCGCCGGCGCACTTCGGCCTCGCGCCGGGCAAGTGCCGCGCAGATCGCCGCGCTCCGCCGGCACTGCCATACGATCGCGCGATGCACGGGGCGGCCGCT from Candidatus Binataceae bacterium includes these protein-coding regions:
- the glpK gene encoding glycerol kinase GlpK: MAEAVLAIDQGTTGTTAMVLDGRGRILGRAYAEIRQFYPRPGWVEHDPEQIYRSVVSLGRQAIAASRLRPAGLGAVGITNQRETFVVWERRSGRPVHRAIVWQCRRSAAICAALARREAEVRRRTGLLIDPYFSGTKLKWLLDSDSRLRRRAARGELCFGTIDSWLIYRLSRGAAFVTDFTNASRTMMLNLKERRWDAAMLRMLGVPAAMLPEPVGSRGPLAEAEAGTFGPRAIPIGAVIGDQQSALYGQRAVSPGAAKATYGTGAFLLMHTGERAVTSRNRLLTTAALGPAGEPAYALEGSVFIAGAAIQWLRDEMRLIATAPESEKLARSSRDRSQPYLVPAFVGLGAPYWDAGARGALVGITRGTNRADVVRAALDSIAYQVRDALAAMEKDSGHRIPELRVDGGATANGYLMQFQADVLGRPVRRPKMAETTTLGAAMLAGLASGLWRSPAELVRLGGGGRLFRPSMRTGERERLIRGWHAAVARVRI